Below is a window of Mycolicibacterium rhodesiae NBB3 DNA.
CGGTCGCCGTGCTCGTGCTTTTGATCGGGCTTGCCGCCCCGGCCGGGGCGCACGGTGAGGAAGGCCAGCAGGCCTTCGAGAAGACCGCGACGGTGACCTTCTACGATGTCAGGTTCTCCACAACAGAACTCGACATCGGCCAGGAACTCACCATTACCGGAACCTTGCGGGTGATGGAGTCCTGGCCCGACCACACGCTGGCGGCGCCGGAACTCGGCTACCTGAGCATCAACCAGCCCGGACCGAGGTTCTACGTCACCGAGCGGTGGATGTCGGACACCTTCACGCCTCAGTCGGTCAAGATCCACAAGGGCGCGACCTACCCGTTCAAGATTGTGGCCAAGGCGCGGATACCGGGCACATACCATATCCACCCGACGTTCGCCGTGCACGACGCGGGCACGCTGGTCGGGCCCGGGCAGTGGGTGACAATCGCTGACGCCGGGGAGTTCAGTGTGCCGATGGAGCTGGCGACCGGAGAGACGGTGGAAATGGGCGGTTTCGGCATCGGCAATGTCGTCGCGTGGACAGCAATCTCCTTCGTCATCGCTGCGGGCTACCTGGCTTTCTGGATGCGGAAGGGGCTGCTGTGGCGCGCGTTCCCGGTCGCGGAGGGCCGCGGAGCGTCCATCATCAGCAAAGGCCAAGTCAAGGTCTCGGTAGCCATC
It encodes the following:
- a CDS encoding methane monooxygenase/ammonia monooxygenase subunit B, producing the protein MSQLQRSASSRTPEGHTGWARRLALTAVAVLVLLIGLAAPAGAHGEEGQQAFEKTATVTFYDVRFSTTELDIGQELTITGTLRVMESWPDHTLAAPELGYLSINQPGPRFYVTERWMSDTFTPQSVKIHKGATYPFKIVAKARIPGTYHIHPTFAVHDAGTLVGPGQWVTIADAGEFSVPMELATGETVEMGGFGIGNVVAWTAISFVIAAGYLAFWMRKGLLWRAFPVAEGRGASIISKGQVKVSVAIAVLALLVGVGSYAYAEVTTGPKVPPQVARVEPAAAVADPLGKQLKVHVDSAVFQTGTGRLEFKLTVTNNSPEPVLLQKLQFSTYQAINRDVAAGSAAPDPGELVAVTPPGQIQPGETRTLTVDLDGAALAQQGLLPLNEAQVRITGLIFFTDASGQSAISEVNELTTGILPKY